CTTTTATTTGAAAACGTTCAGTTTTTATCTTTTCTGATAAAGGATTTCCGCGGTCTCTGTCTACAATCGTAAATCCTTGTCCGCCGAAAAAGTTATTCATATTATCAAAATAACCATCACCACCGTAAATGAAATAAGGTTGGTATTTTTTCTCTTTTAAAATAGTTGCCACAGAAAATAAATCCTGATTATTTGGTCGTCTTACAATACTGTTTCCAGGAGTTGGCGGAACGCACAAAGTAAGCGCTTCCATTCCACGAACAGTTCTGGTTCCGGTTGCATAAAGATTGGTAAAGAAAATGCTTTCTTTTGCCAACTGGTCATAATTGGGAGTGAGATGATCTTTATTTCCGAATGCACTTAAAAACTCTGCACTGAAGCTTTCGATAGTAACCACAACGATATTTGGTTTTTGCTCTCCATCACCTTTTGTAATTCTCGAAATATCATCAAATTTAGCAGAAGTATAAGTTTGATTTTCCTGCAAAAGATTTTGTTTTAAAATTGAATATGCTTTTTTATCTGAAATTTTAGGATAAAAGGCTTCATAATCAAGTTCATTTGATCTGAAAGCTGCAAGAAACGAAAATGCCCCATTTTTTCCAAGCTCATTATCTACAAGATTATTGCTGAAATCGGCATATTTATTTTTCATTAAAAATCCCAAAACAATCGTGAAAATCGCTACAGGAATCACAAAAAATGAACGTTTTTTGAAGTTTACTTTATCTGAAAATATATTTTTAAAAACTTTAAATTTTCTCATCATAAAAAACGTCAAAGCAACCAAGCCAATTAAAACTGCGATAAGCAAAGGCAACGGATAAGACTGATTGATGTTTTCTACAACTTCGTAAGTGTAAATTAAATAATCAACTGCAATAAAATTAAACCTTGCTCCAAACTCCTCCCAAAACGGAATTTCTGCCAAAAGACTGAAATAAAGAACCAAAAGAATAACTGCCAAATAAAAATAAGTGAAAGCTTTGTCAAATAAAGAACCTATCCATTTTTTTGGAAAAATTAAAAGATAAAAAAGGTAAAGAAATAAGAATAATGATCCCGAAACGAAATCATATAGCAAGCCTGTAAAAAATATTCTAAGAATATAAATAAAATTAAAATCTACATCTTTTGACGACCAGATAAGAAATACCACTCTTATTAAAAATGACAATAAAATATATAAACTTAGAATACTGAAAAATGCAGAAAATCTACTGTTAAATACTTTTTCTGTAAGATTTGAAAGTTTTGTTGAGGACATGCTTTACTTTTTAAGGTGTAAAGGTGTTGCTCAATTTAGAATTAATTTAGAATTTTAAAAATCTACTGTAAAAATGTGCTGACTGTTTTCAAAGGTATAAGAGATTTTCCAATTTTGAAATTTGCAGATTTCATAAATAATGGCGAGACCCAAACCGCTTCCGTTACTGTCTGTAGAAAGCCTAGAAAATCTTTTAAACAAAAAATTTTCGTTGAGTTTTTCCGCTCCGGAATTGGCAATCTGAAAAGAAGAGTTCATCAGTTTTATATCGATAAAACCATTCTGAGTCGTGTGTCGAATCGCATTGACGATTAAATTATTGATCAAAACCTCTGTTAAGCTCATGTTTCCATTTACAAAAACTTCCGCCTCAAATGAAGATTGTACTTTAATGTTTTTTTGTTGAAAATGTTCTTCCAATATTTCAATACTTTGCTCAACTACATTATTCAGCAGAATATTCTCAGTTGTATCAAACTGACTGTTTTCAATTTTAGCAAGCAACAAAAGGTTTTTATTGATCCTGGAACTTCGGGTCAAAGCTCTGTTCATATCTTCTACAATTTCGTATTGTTTTAAAGTTAAATCCTTATCCTGAAGAAGAATATCTAATTTGTGCTTAATAATTGCCAAAGGCGTCTGTAATTCGTGGGATGCATTTTCGGTAAATTCTTTTTGGGTTTTATAGACAGAAATACTGTGTTCTATCAATTTAGATAAAGACTGGTGAAGTTCTTCAAACTCTGAAATATCGGTTTTTTCAAACTCTATTTTACTTTGATGATTCAGGTTAAAATTTTTCAGCTTTTCCAATGTATTTCTAAACGGATTCCAAACCACCGCCGAAATTCTCCTATTGAGAATTAAAAGTCCTGCAACAATAATCGCAAAGAAAAATGCGGTGTTGAGCGCAATCGCTGCAATGGTTTCACGAGATTCTTCAATATTGGTCTGTACCGTAAAAAGAAAAGGTTTATTATTGATGTAAACTACTTTTTCCAGACAACGGTAACGTTCTATTTCAGGTTCCGCAGAAAAAGTTTCGGCTTTTTCAATAGTAAAATATTGATCTCTTTTTCTATTGTCGAATTTAAGTTTTTCGATATTCGTTTCCGGCTGAATGTTGTTCCAAAGCTCAATACTTTCATCCAAAGCTTCATCAGACAATTTCAGATGATTAAATTCATACGCCGTTTTTTCTGCAATCGTTTTGTTGTGCTCATCGAGTTCACTCTGCCAAATTGTATCTACAATAAAATAGTAAACGGGAATACTCATTAACAAAATAACGAGTACATAGATAATAAATGGTTTTGTGGTTTTACTTAAAAGCGGTTTCATTAAAAATTATAAGTTATGAATTATAAGTTTTTCGATTTTGTTGCTATAATGGCGCTACGAATCATTTTTAATATTTTTAATGTATAACAATGTATTTGTAGAGTTTTACAATTCTTATTACAAAAATAAAGCTCTTATCTTTCAAAATATTCTTTTTATCATTCATAACTTATAACTAATTATCGGCCCATTTATAGCCGGTTCCGTAAACTGTTTTAAGATAATGTTCGCAACCTGCATCGTATAATTTCTTTTTGAGGTTTTTCACATGAGCGTAAACAAAATCATGACTGTCGAGCATATCTGCCAAATCACCCGAAAGATGTTCTGCCAAAGTACTTTTAGAGATGACTTTATTTTTATTTCCTATAAAATAAAGAAGCAGGTCAAATTCTTTTTTTGTAAGATCAATATTTTGATTGTTAATCATAACCGTTTTAGCTAAAATATCAATCTGAAGTTCGTTTTGAATAATAATATTAGAATTATTAAACTGTTTTCTTCTGATAATAGAATAAATTCTCGCCATGAGTTCAGAAAGATGGAAAGGCTTGGTCAAATAATCATCGGCTCCCAACTGTAAGCCTACAATTTTATCTTCCAAAGCATTTTTTGCGGAAACAATGATGACACCATCTTGTTTATTCTGTTTTTTTAATTCTTCCAAAATAGTCAATCCGTTTCCATCGGGAAGCATGATATCCAAAACAATGCAATCGTACTGGAATATTTCTATTTTATTCATTGCCATCGCAAAAGTCGTGGCAAATTCGCACAAATAACTTTCCCCGGAAAGATATTCTGCAATACTTTTAGACAATTCTGTTTCGTCTTCTATGATTAAAATTTTCACAGCAACAAATTTATGGATTCAATTTAGAAGAAATTCTGAATTAAAATAACACTAAAGATAAGATTTAAAATAGATCAATCTTCATAAAAATAATATCAATAATAATACATGAGCAAAAACTACAAAATATTTTAATCTAAAATCCGTAACTTTGCGCCCTACGAAAAATTTTATGGAAAGTATTCAAGTTCACGACAAAACTTTTGTTCCCTATTTAAAGGATGCCGAAATTCAGGAAATTGTAAAGGCAACCGCTCTAAAAATCTATGAAGATTACAAAGACGAAGTACCTGTTTTCATTGGTGTTTTAAACGGTGTTATCATGTTTTTTTCAGATCTTCTTAAACA
Above is a genomic segment from Chryseobacterium mulctrae containing:
- a CDS encoding LTA synthase family protein, with the protein product MSSTKLSNLTEKVFNSRFSAFFSILSLYILLSFLIRVVFLIWSSKDVDFNFIYILRIFFTGLLYDFVSGSLFLFLYLFYLLIFPKKWIGSLFDKAFTYFYLAVILLVLYFSLLAEIPFWEEFGARFNFIAVDYLIYTYEVVENINQSYPLPLLIAVLIGLVALTFFMMRKFKVFKNIFSDKVNFKKRSFFVIPVAIFTIVLGFLMKNKYADFSNNLVDNELGKNGAFSFLAAFRSNELDYEAFYPKISDKKAYSILKQNLLQENQTYTSAKFDDISRITKGDGEQKPNIVVVTIESFSAEFLSAFGNKDHLTPNYDQLAKESIFFTNLYATGTRTVRGMEALTLCVPPTPGNSIVRRPNNQDLFSVATILKEKKYQPYFIYGGDGYFDNMNNFFGGQGFTIVDRDRGNPLSEKIKTERFQIKDEEVSFENAWGICDEDLYKQAIKYADKESNSNKPFFEFIMTTSNHKPYTFPNGKIDLPQGERDGAVKYTDYALGKFINDAKKKPWFKNTVFVVVADHCASSAGKWEINIAKHHIPAIIYNLKQKPEEINRLTSQIDLMPSLFGYLNWTYTTSLYGKDINKTKVGEERAFIGNYRTLGLLRNDLFTQIDDRKRVKQFTVSPTDKSLQEVNFKNEDLVSETISYYQTASERFKNGKMKSK
- a CDS encoding sensor histidine kinase — encoded protein: MKPLLSKTTKPFIIYVLVILLMSIPVYYFIVDTIWQSELDEHNKTIAEKTAYEFNHLKLSDEALDESIELWNNIQPETNIEKLKFDNRKRDQYFTIEKAETFSAEPEIERYRCLEKVVYINNKPFLFTVQTNIEESRETIAAIALNTAFFFAIIVAGLLILNRRISAVVWNPFRNTLEKLKNFNLNHQSKIEFEKTDISEFEELHQSLSKLIEHSISVYKTQKEFTENASHELQTPLAIIKHKLDILLQDKDLTLKQYEIVEDMNRALTRSSRINKNLLLLAKIENSQFDTTENILLNNVVEQSIEILEEHFQQKNIKVQSSFEAEVFVNGNMSLTEVLINNLIVNAIRHTTQNGFIDIKLMNSSFQIANSGAEKLNENFLFKRFSRLSTDSNGSGLGLAIIYEICKFQNWKISYTFENSQHIFTVDF
- a CDS encoding response regulator transcription factor, translating into MKILIIEDETELSKSIAEYLSGESYLCEFATTFAMAMNKIEIFQYDCIVLDIMLPDGNGLTILEELKKQNKQDGVIIVSAKNALEDKIVGLQLGADDYLTKPFHLSELMARIYSIIRRKQFNNSNIIIQNELQIDILAKTVMINNQNIDLTKKEFDLLLYFIGNKNKVISKSTLAEHLSGDLADMLDSHDFVYAHVKNLKKKLYDAGCEHYLKTVYGTGYKWADN